AGAGATATTCTACAGACTGAGCTCTCATTTGAAAGTGGTGGTACAGTGTAACATTTTATTAATGTGCAAACAAATAACTCTCAGTTCAGATTTTCTCTGGatcaggttttcttctttttctgtccacTCTGTTCTTTATCTTCTCTGTTCCAATCTCtcattcatcctttctttctgtctaGCTCTCCTTTTTGACCTGAATTCCTTGGGTTTTCTACTATGTCTCTTATCTGTGCAGTTCTCTGTCTTTCTAAATTGAAGGTCGCAATCCCTTTCTCTAGGTcagattctcttccccatccatTCTGTGGCTGTTCACAGCTGTGGTTCAGTCAAATCTTACTTTGTGCCAGCCTTCTGAAAAGACTGTTTGTAGCATTCTTTGTTTGTCCATATTacctccctctgctctcagcagctctcAAGTATCCCTTCCACCTGTAACCACCTTTGTTAGACACCATGCCCTAGCCCCAGCCCATTACCCTCCAACCACAGTACTCACCTATGGTGCTTTCAGTGCCTCCACTTCAGCAGTGTctgttctcttccccttctgcttcATCTCTCCTCACATACCTGCTGAACCAGTATCATCACAGCAATTCCTTTCTGTACGTCAACCATGTAtcagcagctgggctcagggcCAAACGATGGGCCTCCACCCAGTTCTTTACCTAATGCCTCCTGAGTAATGGGGAAACAAGAAGAACCTTGCAACAATCAGTTATTCCCTAACACAGCAACACTGGGATTTCTGATGAGCAAGGAGATGCCCCCTTAGACTTCCAATAtggagtttttttctttagaatgtGGGCATTTTTGTCAAGAATTATTTGTCCTAGCTGCAAATATTTGTAATGTAGACATTTCCAACTGCACTGAATTTAAGATAATTTTTGTAGTCACAGgagagaaataaacattttcaggACATAATTAATTTAATCTTAAGGGGGACCATTAGAGTCAGTAGCCTAGATTCACCAGAGCTAGTGGATGCCTAAGAAAGTCTGAGTCTTTCTGTTCATTTACTGGACGAAAGGACAGTTGCCTACAAAGAATGATTCAAGTCCTACATAAGATGAGTCTGTTCTGTTGGTGCCAGTCTGTTCAATTCCAGTGACCGTATAGAAAGCATGCAGCTGTGAATAGCATTACAGTAGCTGGATGCAACAGCCAGGGTTTTTTGAGTGAACCACAAATATTGCAGGGAAGGTTGGATTGAGAAATATATCTGTGAGTCACCTGCTGTTTCTCATATTTGCAGGTAGGTTCAGACTAGTAACTCAGGATCAGTCAGTAACTTGAAGTAAAGTTCCTTATGTCTAACTTTACATGATGAGCTATTCAACCAGACTACAGTTTGTTTATCATCAATGGAGATAATGACACCATTTTAGGGAGTCTTCATGTGACCTATTCATCTATCTGAAAATGATGTGACTGAGATCCTCACCCTTAACTATTAAAAGAATCAGGCTGTGAGGTTAGGTAGAGGTTTCTATGCCCTACATGCTTAAAATGAAGTGAGATGAATCTCACCCCTAATTTAAATTCCTGAAAGGTgtaagagaaataatgaaaagtgTAGTCTAAAGAAATGGTAGGGGAATAGTAACAAGAAAATAAGGCATAAAAGTGAAGTGATCACATATGCAAAATGACTTAATGTCTTGCAGAGTTCTCTTGCATCTGTACCGTTACTATTATACCCCTGAAGGTCCATTAATTAAACAGTACACTGGGAAGCAGGAAGAGAGAATGAGAACTAGCAGGTGACAATCAGACTTACAAATACCCACCTTTCCTGAATTTTATCTTCCCACTTTGGTCTCCAGTCATCCAAAAGTACTGAGTTGGAAGTTGATTATTTATGACTTTAATCCTGTTTGGTACAACTCTAGATGTCTTACTATCATTCCAGCTATGGGCATGTATGCCACCAGTGCATCAATAAACACAACAAACACAAAGTCTGTCTACAAGTATGTTATTAATAACACCCCACCCTGATCCACGTCCCCCAGATCAAGTGGTACAAAGTTACTTGGATCTGCACTGGACAGGATTAAACCCATATAAAGTTGATTGCTACGTACACATCACATCATAGCACTTCACCCAGGTCTTCCCTGGGCTCTGTCTGGTGTCCTTGTGGCTCTTTGAGATTTCTATTTGAAGTAACTCTAAGTTGTGTTACAGTCCAGAAAAGTGTTGTTTCACTTGCATGAAACAGAGTGTGAGTTCTGTGTTCTGTAACTCTGCATGGAGCATACAGGTGTGTTTAATGGACAACACAAGGTTTCCTTGGACTAAGTCAGAAATTGAAGTTATTTGCCAATGTAGATACAGGCCTGCCTAAAAACTTAACTGTGGTCTCTTTTGGAGTGCTTCACTGTTcctttattacttttctttgcccattctttgaaagaaaatttggACTAGTCTCAGAATTCTGGTCTCTAAAGGAACTTTGTCccatttaaaaaatttatttgtgGCAACTTTGAACTTTAGCTTCTACTTGGGCCCAAACTTTCTGACTGCCTGCCTGGCTTATGCTTATTTGTACTCTATTTTTAATGAGAATCAGATATCCAGAGATGAAGACTTACCTTCTCAAACCAGTGGGTTTTCCAGCAGCACAAAACTGAATTGAATGTGTAGGCACAAACAGACAGAGGAGTCTGGGATACATCTGCTGTACTTTAGCCACTGAAGAACGGAACAGATGGTTAGTGCCTTGGGTATCCAAGACATCTGCACAGGTCTGGCAGATACAACTCAGAAAATACAGACCATCAGCTGAAGGCTAAGAAGAACATCTAACAGTGTTTGAAAAGacacacatttcagaaaatgaatcCCAAACCATTTGTCTGCTTTTGAGTGAGGTGAAGCGCTATCCAGACTCTTTTATATTAATTCTTTCCCCACTGACTGTAAGGGGAGTTCAGCCATGTAGTTCACATATGGATACTTGCAGTATTGCCACCTGCATTTAGGTATCTTAGTCTTCAAGTTGAATCTCACTCTTGAGTTTGTAGGCACGTGGTGGGAGCTGGATTTCTCTTCTGAATGGTGTCTTACATCTACAATATTATCGATACTTAATATTTGGGCATCACTTTCTCTGTGGAACCTCAAGCTGTTTTCAAGGCCAGTATAATCATTGTTTTATGTATGCAGAAACCAAGGCACTGGAAAGTGGAGAGATCTATTGGTCAAAGCTACAAATTATGATTATGAGCCAACAGCAGAGTAGAAATGCCCTGAGTTCCAGTCCAATGtcttatcacataaacagcattgactttggagaaagaaaaacaagtattaaTAGTTCTACCATAGCTGGTTagcacataaaaaataaaaggtaaacatgaaaataaaaaatccccAGATGATCAACCTCTTCCATAAGGTTTAGAAAGAGAAGGTGAATTTATTTCCTCTAATTTTGTTCTTAGTTCTCTTGGGCTTTGAAGGATTATATACGGAGTGATATTTTCCATCCTGGGAAATCTTTCACTCAACGGAAGCTGCAGAAAGTCTGCAGGAACTGTGTGTGCTCACAGCATTTTACAATCCAGCATGCTTTCAACcattcagagaaaagagaagaggtaAGGTTCTAGCTAAACAAAATAGAGAAACATAGGCATAGATGCTGATCTCTTGTTCAGACAAagaatgtttaatttctttttctctagttttTTTAAGAGGTCTTTCTTGTTGTCTTATCTCATCTACACTCTGAAATTACCAGCATAAGTTGGGGGAGACTTCGAAGTTAGTAGTTTCCAAGAGAAACAAAGtgtgagagagaagaaagaagggttgttcaggaaggaaaacagaggtgGATATAATGAGGGTCAAAAGGTTAGAAAGATGGAAGTTTCTTACTGTActtaatgtgcttttaaaatcctATGACCTCTGTTGAGAGATGGTGACAGTAGCAGAAGCAATAATATATTTCAATGTATTTTGACattaatattaaatttttaaattgtttttccccttaaatttAAGGAGTATTCTAGTGTGAGCTAAACTTCCTGTCACCCCCTCTCTGTATTATATGCAACTGAATTTCTTCTGAAGATAGTGAAGGTATTTATGTGgtaaaaatttgtatttatattccACTTTCAGTGGActagaatataaaaaatattcagCGTAATTTTTACCCAGAGAAAATTCATGTGACATTAATGATTCCCAAAATTAAACCTGGAAGCTATCTTTATATGTCACCTGAGAGTGATCCATTATTTGAAGGCAGCTAGCTGAAATACTCTAATTAATCAcccttttttattaaattattgtCAGTCGATATTATAGGGTACTATAAAGTAGTTTTGGAATTTTTAAAGTCTATATTGGAAAatgtaaacataatttttattttctctttttgagatGCTTTTCATTCATGCACTTTTCAATTACAGTTTATATTCTATAGCTTGTTAAAATCACATAGGTTAGGGTTTTTTCTTGTACTGCTTAGATCTCCATTGGCTATACTGGAAACCAAGTTACCTCACTTATTTGTCAGCATTTACCGCAGCTTAAACTAAATGCCACAAATCTCATGGAAGTTGCTAAAACAGGGTTGAGGAGTGCCACGCACAGTACAAGCTAGGAAATGTGAAAGACTTAgagataaaattatattttatattctgtcGCTTTATTTTTTGGCAGCAGTTAGGTGCTTGTAATGAAACATGTAAGTTATGTAATTAAACTAATTCTCCATAGAGAATCcatatgcaagaaaaaaaggacTCAAATttgaaatagatattttaaaactctaagacaaataaataatgagatcagtaaaatacatatttctttttctgtggatttttttgtaACATTTCATAacatcagtgtaatttttttcttaatgtttcatACAAACAATATATTCTGAAGGACAAAGCATGAACATCATTCTAGAAAGGCAGTTGATTATTGAATATGAATGTGGAAGAATAAGTTAAAAAAGCTTGTTTGAAATCTTCACTAAGAAGTGAAAAAGAGTAAGAATAAACATCAAACTTCAGATTGTAGTAAATCAAGACTAATTCTATCaagcaatgcagaagaaaaatgatggATGGGTACTGTAATTACTGTAGTCTATGAGACTGTATGAAAGCTCTTATTTGTGAGAAGTCACCTGTTTTAGTCAATCATCAATATATTAGAAATGAGAGAAATTTTCAGGTGTACAGGTCCTTCccaattctgaaagaaaataataaatgcaaatacCATAACCCTAGCAAACTTAATTAAAGTGCTATATTTGAGAGAACAAATACATATTTCCTTATGCATATAGTCAAGAGAAAGGGATAGAGAAAAACTGCTCAAGCCAAATTTCCCTTACATGAGTTCAGCCATTTAGCAAGACTGTGCTTTTTATCTAGCTGTCTTTTGGCATTAGTGGTCATCTGGGGAGTAGCTCGGGTCTGAAATGAAAAGCACATTTAATAATGTTTCCTCTACCCTTTGACTGTCTTTTAAGTGAAGTTAGGGGTAAGAAGGCCTATGAGGAAATTGGTGAAACCTGACCATTTTTTTGGAGCCAGGATCTGAATCACTAATCCTATAATGCTGCAGGACTCAAAAATTTTCAGGAGTGGTTAAATAAGAATGTAAATTAAATACCCAGTGTGAAATGTCTGTTTATATTTGGTATTTACAAGTCTAGTATGGAGAGGATGCTTGGAGGAGATAATACAAGGTGACTcttatttccttactttttcCTCCTTACACATTCCAGGTCTTCAGGGTCATCATGATGCAGGAAAATGATACCCACATCCATGAGTTCATCCTGTTGGGATTCCCTACTGTCATAGAGCTGCAGGCTCTACTGTTTGTAATTTTCCTCACTGTGTATTTGTTGACTGTCCTTGAAAACATAGTCATCATCACTTTAATCAGAAGAAATCACCAACTTCACAAGCCCATGTATTTTTTCTTAGGCCATCTGTCTTTCCTAGAGGCCTGGTACATCTCAGTCACTGTTCCCAAATTGCTGGTAAACTTTCTGGTGAAGAATAAGAGCATCTCCTTCACAGGTTGTATGGCCCAGCTCTACTTCTTCATTGCCCTGGTCTGTACTGAATGTGTTCTCCTGGCTGTCATGGCCTATGACCGCTATGTGGCTATCTGCAACCCCCTGCGCTACCCAGTCATCATGAACCACAGGGTCTGCATGCAGCTGGCCATGGGCTCTTGGCTGGTTGGTTTTCTGATATCTGTGCTAAAGGTCGTCTTCATTTCCCAGCTCTCCTTCTGTGGCCCCAGTGTCATCAACCACTTCTACTGTGACATCAGCCCTTTGCTCAACCTCTCTTGCACTGAGCGGTTAGTTGCAGAGATGGTGGACTTTGTCTTTGCCTTGCTTATTTTGCTGATCCCCCTCTCTGTCATCATAATTTCTTACATGTGCATAATCAGCACAATTTTGTGCATTCCCATGGCCCAGAACAGGAAGAAAGCCTTCTCCACCTGTGTTTCTCACCTGACTGTTGTCATCATCTTCTTCTCAGCCACCCTCTACATGT
This window of the Strix uralensis isolate ZFMK-TIS-50842 chromosome 22, bStrUra1, whole genome shotgun sequence genome carries:
- the LOC141953244 gene encoding olfactory receptor 6B1-like; translation: MMQENDTHIHEFILLGFPTVIELQALLFVIFLTVYLLTVLENIVIITLIRRNHQLHKPMYFFLGHLSFLEAWYISVTVPKLLVNFLVKNKSISFTGCMAQLYFFIALVCTECVLLAVMAYDRYVAICNPLRYPVIMNHRVCMQLAMGSWLVGFLISVLKVVFISQLSFCGPSVINHFYCDISPLLNLSCTERLVAEMVDFVFALLILLIPLSVIIISYMCIISTILCIPMAQNRKKAFSTCVSHLTVVIIFFSATLYMYARPRSVHSLDLNKLVSIIYAVATPMLNPFIYCLRNQEVKDTLWNTLCGMGAVSRVSGSDH